The following coding sequences lie in one Bacteroides helcogenes P 36-108 genomic window:
- a CDS encoding PqqD family protein: METLEGKVSLLDAVPVRCGHIGTEWEGECVVLSYPRFKYEWMRRFLLPKGMSPDIYVKLEEHGTAVWNLIDGHRTVRQIISLLAGHFEGEDNYESRVTTYVMQLRRDGFIRLTVRKG, from the coding sequence ATGGAAACACTCGAAGGAAAAGTCAGCTTGTTGGATGCTGTTCCGGTTCGTTGCGGACATATTGGGACTGAATGGGAAGGCGAATGCGTCGTGTTGTCCTATCCTCGTTTCAAGTACGAATGGATGCGCCGTTTCCTGTTGCCTAAAGGGATGTCGCCTGATATTTATGTGAAATTGGAAGAACATGGCACTGCCGTATGGAATCTGATTGACGGGCATCGTACGGTTAGGCAGATAATTTCGTTGCTTGCAGGGCATTTTGAAGGTGAAGACAATTATGAGTCACGTGTTACCACTTATGTGATGCAATTAAGGAGAGACGGATTTATCCGGCTGACAGTAAGGAAAGGCTGA